GGCTTTCTTCCGGAACTCCCGGGCCACGGTCGGCGACCTGCACAATCAGCTCATGCTGGTGAACTCGCAACGTCACCTGAACTTCGCTGCCGTCGGCGGTATATTTCACGGCATTGCGAATCATATTTTCAAACGCCTGGGCGAGCAGCTCTTCTGAACCGGTCAGCTGGCACTGCTCGGGACCATTGAACAGCACATGACAATTGCGGCTGGCCGCTTCGAAGTCAGCATCCTTGACCAACCGCGCGAGAAGATCGGCAAGATCGAACGGCTCCATGGGCACGACACTGCGGTGGCTTTCCAGACGCGTCAGACTGAGCAACTGACCGATCATATCGTTCATCCGCTCCGACTCCAGCTCAATGCGATCCAGGGCTTTCCGGCGCGGCTCTCCATGTTCATGCTGCCTGGCCAGTTCCAGCGCGATACCGAGCCGGGCCAGCGGCGAGCGCAGTTCATGGGAAATATCGCGAAGCAGGCGCTGCTGGGAGCCGACCAACACCTCTATTTTCTCCGCCATCTCGTCAAAATCACGCGCCAGTCCGGCCAATTCATTGCCGCCGGCGATTTTACTGCCGATCCGGGTCGACAGGTCCCCGGCTGCGAAGCGCCGGGTTGCCGAGCGCAGTTGTCCAATGGGGGAAGTCAGGGAGCGGGCAAGCACATAACAAACCAGTGCTGTTACCGCCAATAATAAAAGTAATTGCCAGCCCAGAAAGCCATGCGTTACCCCGCGCACCAGGTCCCTCGGCCGCGGCCGCTCCGGCAGGCTGACAGACACCACATAAGTCGCTCCCGAGGGCGCAACCACGGTTCCGGCCAAACCGTTGTGCGCGCCCATCATCGGCAAAACGATTTCCCCGCTGCGCATGGCCCGCTGCGCCATCCGCAGCATCCGCCGCGGCACCATCCGTTTGGTCAGGGCGCGGCCAGTCTGATCAAACAGGACCAGCCTGATCCCTGAACTGTCCGCCAGCCGATCGACATATTGATCGAGCTGGTCAACCCCGGACTGTTCGTAAACCTTGATGGCGTCCAGGCCGTAATCGGTAATCGCGCGCCGGGCAAACCCCTGATGAGCCAAGGGCGGAAACTCCTGGTCGCGCAAAAAGGTCAAGACCACAACCACCCCGGAGACCAGCACGATGATCAGCAGAAAATAAAGGAAAATCTTCCAGAACAGGCTGCGCATCAGGCGTCATTCTCCGGCCGACAATAGATATAACCGATTCCCCGCACCGTGCGGATGCGCTCACTACCGCCGCTGGAATGACCCAGCTTTTTGCGCAAGGCGCTGACATGCACATCAATGCTGCGATCATAAGCGGAGAGGCGGCGTCCCAGGACCTTCTGCACCAGATCCTCCCTGCTGATCACGTCCCCGGCATTGGCCAGCAGTTCCTCCAGCAGATTGAACTCGACCGAGGTCAATTCGATGTTTTCCCCGCCTCGTTTCACCGTTCTACTGGTCGCATTGAACACCACATCCCCGACCTTCAGCTCGGTTGTTTTCCTGGCTCCGGCCGGCTCCAATTGCTCAGTGCGGCGTTGAATGGCACGGATGCGTGCAACCAGTTCGCGTGGATTAAAAGGTTTCGGTAAATAGTCGTCGGCCCCGAGTTCAAGGCCGACGATACGATCGATATCATCGCCGCGGGCGGTTAACATAATCACCGGAATCCTGCTCTGCTCACGAATCTTTCGGAGTACGTCGAAGCCATTCAGGCCCGGTAACATCACATCGAGGACAACCAGCTCATGACTTTCATCAAGAGCTTCCGCGGCACCTGTCACCCCATGATTGACAGTAGACACGGAAAACCCTTCGCCCTGCAAATAATCGGTCAGCAGTTCGCACAATTCCAGGTCATCATCAATCACCAGTATATCTTTCATAGGATCTCCTTTTGGTCTTCCGATCAATATACTGAAAACGCGACAGCGCTGATGTAAAAATTTGTTAAGTGCCTCTGTTTTCATGATTTTTCTAACTTAACATATCTTTACAGCTCTTAACCCACACTTCAGATAGGTTGAGTTAAAGTTGCACCATCAGCAATTCGGAAATCACTCCAACATCCAACATAAGGAGACCACACAATGAAGAAACAGTTGATGATACCAACCCTGTTGATGGCTTTGCTTTTCACCGCCGGGTCAGCTTTTGCCTGGGGCGGCGGGTACGGCCGCAATTGCTCCGGCCCGGGGGCAAGAGGGGCTGGCATGGGTGCTCCGATGACCTACGAGCAACACCAGCAGCGGGCCAGCCAACGCCTTGAGCGCATGGCAGTCGTGCTGGACCTGACTGCCGACCAGAAACAACAGCTTGCCGATCTTTTCGACCAGCAGTGGAAAGCCCACCAGGCGCTCCGTGACAAGATGCTGGCCGGCCGCGC
This genomic window from Pelobacter seleniigenes DSM 18267 contains:
- a CDS encoding ATP-binding protein; translated protein: MRSLFWKIFLYFLLIIVLVSGVVVVLTFLRDQEFPPLAHQGFARRAITDYGLDAIKVYEQSGVDQLDQYVDRLADSSGIRLVLFDQTGRALTKRMVPRRMLRMAQRAMRSGEIVLPMMGAHNGLAGTVVAPSGATYVVSVSLPERPRPRDLVRGVTHGFLGWQLLLLLAVTALVCYVLARSLTSPIGQLRSATRRFAAGDLSTRIGSKIAGGNELAGLARDFDEMAEKIEVLVGSQQRLLRDISHELRSPLARLGIALELARQHEHGEPRRKALDRIELESERMNDMIGQLLSLTRLESHRSVVPMEPFDLADLLARLVKDADFEAASRNCHVLFNGPEQCQLTGSEELLAQAFENMIRNAVKYTADGSEVQVTLRVHQHELIVQVADRGPGVPEESLTKIFAPFYRVADDRDRKSGGTGIGLAIAQRAVHLHRGSIAASNRPGGGLLIEVRLNI
- a CDS encoding response regulator transcription factor, whose amino-acid sequence is MKDILVIDDDLELCELLTDYLQGEGFSVSTVNHGVTGAAEALDESHELVVLDVMLPGLNGFDVLRKIREQSRIPVIMLTARGDDIDRIVGLELGADDYLPKPFNPRELVARIRAIQRRTEQLEPAGARKTTELKVGDVVFNATSRTVKRGGENIELTSVEFNLLEELLANAGDVISREDLVQKVLGRRLSAYDRSIDVHVSALRKKLGHSSGGSERIRTVRGIGYIYCRPENDA
- a CDS encoding Spy/CpxP family protein refolding chaperone, which gives rise to MKKQLMIPTLLMALLFTAGSAFAWGGGYGRNCSGPGARGAGMGAPMTYEQHQQRASQRLERMAVVLDLTADQKQQLADLFDQQWKAHQALRDKMLAGRAEMNSYRSADTFNEAEFRAIAQKQADLRTEMMVQRAKMQQAVSSILTPEQRVKADQLKEMGWGFFGRQGGRSCDGPGRSGGAMMRPCGPGCRS